The following nucleotide sequence is from Zea mays cultivar B73 chromosome 1, Zm-B73-REFERENCE-NAM-5.0, whole genome shotgun sequence.
CCAATCTTAGAGTGGTTCAGCAACTCTAGATCTGAGTCTAGACCACTCCTTGATGAATATGATGATGACAATGATGATTGGGATGCACCTGGCAGTTTTCTCATTGAAGAACTGCAAATGAGTAAATCAGATGTGGCTGCATTCAAAAGGAATCTTGGTTTTGATAAAAATAGCAGAGGGAAGAAACCAATGAGTCAATTAGATGAGGAAGAAGAGTTTGAAGATGACTATGAGTCAGAATCTCCACATGGTAGTCCATTGTATGATGAGCCATGGGATATTTGTTCTGATGATGAAGGTAATTGTGAGATTTTATTGTGATTCATTTTATCTCCATGCTAATATTTTGTTTGAAACCTGATCTGTTTCATATGTGGTGGTCATGTGTTAGGAAACAACTCAGGCGGGGTTGATTGCTTGGAAGATAAATCAGGTAGTGATGTCGGCAAGAACAAATCAGATTGTACTGAAGGTAATGGTGATTTCAATTAGTACCAACTACCAACTGTTATAATTATTTGTCAGCATGCAAGTTTATTTACAATGTTTTATTGTAGGCGGAGGTAGTGGTAGTAGAGGGGGCGCCCTTGGTGCCAGTGCGTCTGCTCCTACTAGGGCAGTGCCTAGTCTTCCACAATCGACCCATATTCGTCCAAGATCAACTAGAAAAAGAAAGCCAACACACAAGAGCGTTTATGATCTATAAAAGGTAAGCTCATGAACTTTGGTGTTCATGTGTCCAGCTTGTGCTATGGTAGTAAAAACACTCCATATATACAAAATGCTTGTGCGTGAGTGAATGGATGCATCTTCCTAAAATTCTTGTATTTGTTGTGTAGGATGTGGAAGAGAAATGACCACCGGAACATGACACACTTTTGGATAACATTATCACTTTTGTTGGAGATTCTTATTTTGGAAAGCATGAATTGATTTTCAAGTGCTTTTGTTGATGACATGTGCTTGAAAATGTACTATTTTGAATTTCTATTATTTTGATAAACTATGCTATATGCACTTATCATATTTGGACACTAGGTGGTTTGTGGTTTGATGCCAATGTGCCATGAATGTTGTAAGTTGTGATACTTAGTCATATTTTTATCTTATATATGTGCAATTGTGATGTCAGATGTATTAGACATAAGTTACAGGGAAGTTCTGGCAAAATTTTTTAAAATTTTCGAATTCATTTGAATTTGGCTTGAAATTTCTGAAATTTCCGAAATTTCCCCCATTTCGGTGGGTGCCGAATTTTTTTCCTTTCCGAAACTGTTAACCCTGCTCAGGAGTTGCGAGCTAAATAAACGATGCTCTTCTAACCGCACCCTGTTCACTTTTCACCAATGTAATGCCGCTCATTTTCACTTGATCCTCAGCCTAACCCCCACCAGAATCACCTGGGATCGCCTCACAAAAGAATCGAAAAGGTAGAGCCTGATTCATCAATCGAGGAGTTATGGAACTCTGCCAATTAGGACGTAAACTTCTATTTTCAAACCTGAAGTTTGCGGAATTTTGAATTGGGTCCGAAAGGCCTGAAAAATTCCTTCATTCAGTTCGCAGCCCATAAGATTTATCATTGGGCTGAATCTGCGTGGACCCAATGAACAAACCCTTCTTGTTCTCCCACGAGCTTCCAGCCCACTTCCTCGTACGCAGTCCTCTCTCTCTTTTCACAGGCCCAGCTCATCCCTTGAAACGCCACCGATCGACTGGCCGTAACAATCAGGTTCCATCTCGAGCTCACTTGGTCCCTCGAATAAGTTTCTAACAGTCGGTTAGCTGTGCGTTGCGATGGCTCAAAATAATACTCACGTAAATTATTTATTAAAAAGATcttaagattttttattgattgtctccgctctccgcgTAATATTTTTTTGATTCGACTAACAGATGTTGTTGTTTACTCTATCTAATATGTCTTGATACAACACGGTAAATGAAAGGATCGATTAGAAGAgaattcacaacgactgactgaataaacagagattatagaatgatataattccatcatacagagaATAAATAAGATGAAGTTTGTCAGCTCAAGTTTTTAAAATAAGACACATGaattcaaacttataaaaaagatagatcaaaatatgtagtggttgctaaagtcaggcattaaTAAAAACTAAATGcgctccatacaaattatggtacttcTTATCAactactaacatttaaaaccaacaaataacattTATTTTTACTGTGAgcatgacaaatcattgttgctccatccaattcagcaacctcaaacaccatggagttcattgcgtcaatgtggtctcagaaacgacctaatgcatgTAAGAGCCAAAAACACCAAGGGACGAGCACCTTGTGGTAGTGCTCGCATGGATCTCtaaatcctaacacatattttgcagGATCCATGAGTCATCATAAAAAGAATACAAACCAAATCATAAAAAGAATACAAACCACGTgcagacaataaataaagtattaacacacccaaaATATGTCCAATCCTTAACACAACAAAAAGCTAACACCCAAAATAATAGAGgaacaacacaataatttttgcaatgACAGAAGGATGGGTACTATGAGTTTGATACAATTTGGTTTTATGACTTTATGTATTCTAATACTTGTTATGTGCTCTAATACTTGTTTTTCTGTTTTGTAATATATATATGCTCCAGGGCATTTGGTTCTTTATGACCTTTTGATGCTTTGAtgtagtgttggggcgaaggcgaacacgccacccttcgctcgacgacTTCTACTTCGCGCTGCACGAACGAAGACCGCATCCGCAGGACCCGCCAGACAGACCAAGGGCGCTGCCCATGTGGAGGCCTGTTCGGCCCCCTTCGCTTCGGTGAGACAAAATGAAGGCCCCGCGAAGACCATAAGACCTCCTCCCTCAGGGCAGGGAGAGGCCCATGTACACTTCGGCCCATGTGGCAGGGCCCCGCGTGAGCGGTGTGGGTCGGGCCGTGTCTGTAATAAAGTATATCGTAATGACTCGTtgtaacctcccctcgtgggaatattACAGAGATAAACTAGGTAATCGAGGGTCTAAATGTCTTTGACAGGGACGGGCAAcccctcgagtacctataaataccaccGTTCTGTGCCAGAGCGCGGAGGAGATTATCGTGGCTTTTGACATCTCGTGTTAGCGTTACAAACTCTTTCCCTTATTTCCCGTTGGATCTACCTATCTTGAAGGGCAGGTTCCAACATGTAGCTAGCCATATGTCTTTTGATATGTATAATATGGATATAGTTTTAtgtgatttgacatatttggtatTATTCTCTTATATAGTTTGATGTGGTTGATGTTCTCTAATACATTTGATATTAATGCTTTGACATTTTGATACATACAAGATGCTCTTTAAACAATTATGCATTTTTGATACATGATTGAATTCAATACATATGCATAGATGGTGGCATGGCTAATTTTTAATTCCATAACATGTCACAAAATCTTGTTTTGTCTATTCACTTAACATCTTTGCAAAAACAACCTTAACTTGTCATATACCTGAGCTCAAATTTCATACGTACTCTTCATGGTATATTGCTACGGATATGGACTTCCTCTCATAGCTTATGCTTAAACTTCAAAAGTTCATACAAACAAAATCCATTTaaattattgaaagggaattaggcttacacctagtccctaattaattttggtggttgaattgcccaacacaaataattggactaactagtttgctctagtgtacaagttatacaggcgccaaaggttcacacttagccaataaaaagaccaagtattgggttcaacaaaagagcaaaggggcaaccgaaggcacctctggtctggcgcacaggactgtccggtgtaccaccggacatgtccggtgcaccaccggacatgtccggtgcaccaccggacatgtccggtgtaccagaggactccaactcaaactcgtcaccttcgggaaattccagaggcgactccgctataattcaccggaatgtccggtgtacaccagacagtgtccggtgctccaaggaagagcggcctcaggaactcgccagcctcgggaattcgcttcggctgctccgctataattcaccggacatgtccggtgtacaccggactgtccggtgtaacagcggggcaacggctacttcaggcggcaacggctacctgcagcgtatttattgcgcgccagcgcgcgcagaggtcaggcacgcccatgctggcgcaccggacactctacaatacatgtccggtgcaccaccggacatccagacgggcccagaagtcagagctccaacggtcggaacccaacggctttggtgacgtggctgtcgcaccggacatgtccggtgtgcaccggactgttcggtgcaccattcgacagacagccccaccaaacggctagtttggtggttggggctataaatacccccaaccacccaccattcattgcatccaagttttccacttctcaactacttacaagagctctagcattcaattctagacacactcaagagatcaaatcctctcccaaaattccacacaaagctttagtgactagtgagggagatttgcttgtgttctttcgagctcttgcgcttggattgctttcttccttcttgattctttcttgcgatcaaactcacttgtaattgaggcaagagacaccaatcttgtggtggtccttgtaggaactttgtgttccaagtgattgagaagaaaaggctcactcggtccgagggaccgtttgagagagggaaagggttgaaagagacccggtctttgtgaccacctcaacggggagtaggtttgcaagaaccgaacctcggtaaaacaaatccacgtgtctcactccttattcgcttgcgatttgttattGCACCCTCTATCgcagactctattatatttctaacgctaacccggcttgtagttgtgattatttttgagaatttcagtttcgccctattcacccccccctctaggcgactttcaattggtatcggagcccggtgcttcattagagcctaaccgctcgaagtgatgtcgggatatcacaccaagagggagatggagaccggcgacaagcccactacgagtcatgggagcacttcatcggaagagtcccgcaccaagaggaaggagaggaagaaggactcctccaaagggaagaagtcttcttcacactccaaagggaaggagaagaaatcctcttctcaccacaaagagaagaaggagaaatcttcttcccacaagccgcatcggagtggggacaagaagaagaggatgaggaaggtggtctactacgagaccgattcttcatcaacatccacctctggctccgacgcggcatccgtcacttctaagcgccaagagcgcaagaagtatagtaagattcccctacgctaccctcgcatttctaaacatacacctttactttccgtcccattaggcaaaccaccaacttttgatggtgaagattatgctaggtggagtgatttaatgcgatttcatctaacctcgctccacaaaagtatatgggatgttgttgagtttggtgcacaggtaccatccgtaggggatgaaaattatgatgaggatgaggtgacccaaatcgagcacttcaactcccaagccacaaccatactccttgcctctttaagtaaggaggaatacaacaaggtgcaagggttgaagaatgcaaaaggAGATTtaggacttactcaagaccgcgcacgaaggtgatgaactcaccaagatcaccaagcgggaaacgatcgagggggagctcggtcgcttccgtctttgccaaggggaggagccacaagatatgtacaaccggctcaaaaccttggtgaaccaagtgcacaacctcgggagcaagaagtgggacgaccacgaggtggttaaggttattctaagatctctcattttccttaaccccactcaagttcaattaattcgtggtaatcctagatacacactaatgactcccgaggaagtaatcgggaattttgtgagctttgaatgtatgattaaaggctcaaagaagatcaacgagcttgatgaaccctccatgtccgaagcacaaccggtggcattcaaggcgacggaggagaagaaggaggagtctacaccgagtagacaaccaattgacgcctccaagctcgacaatgaggagatggctttaatcatcaaaagctttcgccaaatcctcaagcaacggaaggggaaggattacaaatcccgttccaaaaaggtttgctacaagtgtggtaagcccggtcactttattgctaaatgtccattatcaagtgacagtgacagggataacgacaagaagggcaagaggagagaaaagaagaggtaccacaagaagagaggaggcgatgcccacatgtgccgcgagtgggactccgacgagagctccaccgagtcctcctccgacgaggacgccgccaacattgccgtcaccaagggactcctcttccccaacgtcggccacaagtgcctcatggcaaaggacggcaaaaagaagaaggttaaatctaaatcctccactagatatgagtcttctagtgatgaaaatgctagtgatgaggaggataatttgcgtaccctttttgccaaccttaacatggaacaaaaggaaaaactaaatgaattgattagtgctattcatgaaaaggatgatctcttggactctcaagaggacttccttattaaggaaaacaaaaagcatgttaaggttaaaaatgcttatgctctacaagttgaaaaatgtgaaaaattgtctagtgagctaagcacttgccatgagaccattgacaaccttagaaatgaaaatgctaaattaattgctaaggttgattcccatgtttgtattgattcaatttccaatcctagagatgataatgttgatttgcttgctaggattgatgaattgaatatttatcttgatagccttaggattgaaaataaaaagttaattgctaaggctaaagattttgatgtttgcaatactactatttccgaccttagaactaagaatgatatgttgcatgctaaggttgtagaattaaaatcttgcaaaccctctacatctaccgttgagcacacttctatttgtactagatgtagagatgttgatatcaatgctattcatgatcacatggctttaattaaacaacaaaatgatcatatagcaatattagatgctaaaattgccgagcataacttagaaaatgaaaagtttaaatttgctagaagtatgctctataatgggagacgccctggcatcaaggatggcattggcttccaaaggggagacaatgtcaaacttaatgcccctcctagaaatttgtctaactttgttaagggcaaggctcccatgcctcaggataacgagggttacattttgtaccctgccggttatcccgagagcaaaattaggagaattcattctaggaagtctcactctggccctaaccatgcttttatgtataagggtgagacatctagttctaggcaaccaactcgtgctaagttgcctaaaaagaaaactcctaatgcatcaaatgatcatgacatttcattcaaaacttttgatgcatcatatgtgcttactaacaaatccggcaaggtagttgccaagtttgttgggggcaaacacaagggctcaaagacttgtgtttgggtacccaaagttcttgtttctaatgccaaaggacccaaaaccgtttgggtacctaaagtcaagaactaaaattgttttgtaggtttatgcatccgagggctcaagttggatactcgacagcgggtgcacaaaccacatgacaggggagaagaagatgttctcctcatatgagaaaaaccaagatcctcaacgagctatcacattcggggatggaaatcaaggtttggtcaaaggattgggtaaaattgctatatcacctgaccatactatttccaatgtttttcttgtagattctttagattacaatttgctttctgtatctcaattatgtcaaatgggctacaactgtctctttactgatgtaggtgtcactgtctttagaagaagtgatgattcaatagcatttaagggtgtgttagagggtcagctatacttggtagattttgatagagctgaactcgacacatgcttaattgctaagactaacataggttggctctagcatcgacgactagcccacgttgggatgaagaatcttcagaagcttctaaagggagagcacattctaggattaaccaatattcattttgagaaagacagggtttgtagcgcatgccaagcaggaaagcaagttggaactcatcatccacacaagaacatcatgacgagtgacaggccactggagctcctacacatggatttattcggcccgatcgcttacataagcatcggcgggagtaagtactgtctagttattgtggatgattattctcgcttcacttgggtgttctttctacaggaaaaatctcatacccaagagaccttaaagggattcttgagacgggctcaaaacgagttcggcttaaggatcaagaaaattagaagcgacaacgggacggagttcaagaactcacaaatagaaggcttccttgaggaggagggcatcaagcatgagttctcttctccctacaccccacaacaaaatggtgtagtggagaggaagaatcgaactctattggacatggcaagaaccatgcttgatgagtacaagacttcggatcggttttgggccgaggcggttaacaccgcttgctacgccatcaaccgattatatctgcaccgaatcctcaagaaaacatcatacgaactcctcaccggtaaaaagcccaatatttcatattttaga
It contains:
- the LOC103644834 gene encoding uncharacterized protein; the protein is MMDVVLFDENNPILEWFSNSRSESRPLLDEYDDDNDDWDAPGSFLIEELQMSKSDVAAFKRNLGFDKNSRGKKPMSQLDEEEEFEDDYESESPHGSPLYDEPWDICSDDEGNNSGGVDCLEDKSGSDVGKNKSDCTEGGGSGSRGGALGASASAPTRAVPSLPQSTHIRPRSTRKRKPTHKSVYDL